The following proteins are encoded in a genomic region of Hymenobacter siberiensis:
- a CDS encoding endonuclease domain-containing protein: MTTLNILPHKKEERRTLRNNPTPAEAVLWNQLKNGQLANRKFRRQHSIGEFILDFYCPQEKLAVELDGAGHFTASGNLHDAARTDYLNAAGIRVMRFENKLIWSALDSVLHSIESSFSGR, encoded by the coding sequence ATGACAACCCTCAACATCCTCCCCCACAAAAAAGAAGAACGCCGCACCCTCCGCAACAACCCAACCCCCGCCGAAGCCGTCCTCTGGAACCAATTGAAAAACGGCCAGTTGGCCAACCGCAAATTCCGCCGCCAGCACAGCATCGGCGAGTTCATTCTTGATTTCTACTGCCCGCAGGAAAAGCTTGCGGTTGAATTAGACGGTGCGGGCCATTTCACGGCATCCGGTAATTTGCATGATGCAGCGCGTACTGATTATTTGAATGCAGCGGGTATTCGGGTAATGCGGTTTGAGAATAAGTTAATTTGGTCGGCGCTGGATAGCGTGCTGCATTCCATTGAAAGTAGTTTTAGTGGGCGCTGA
- the pfkA gene encoding 6-phosphofructokinase: protein MKRIAVFTSGGDSPGMNAAIRAVVRTATYHGIEIYGIMRGYSGMIKGEFVRLDSASVSNTVQKGGTILKSARSQKFMTKEGRQQAFDQLVNNGIEGLVAIGGNGTFTGAMIFEEEFGIPTVGAPGTIDNDLYGTDYTIGYDTAVNTALECIDKIRDTADSHDRCFFVEVMGRDSGYIAIPCAIGGGAEIVMIPETQMSVDVVIETLQTGWKRSKTSFIVIVAEGEEEGNATTTAARVKEAIPQLDTRVTVIGHIQRGGSPTAADRLLGSQIGIAAVEGLMNGMRNVMAGIVDKKLVYTPFTDTINKKKIINQSFMRMVEILSV from the coding sequence ATGAAGAGAATAGCAGTTTTCACAAGTGGGGGCGATTCGCCGGGCATGAATGCCGCCATCCGGGCCGTGGTGCGCACGGCTACGTACCACGGCATTGAGATATACGGCATTATGCGGGGCTACAGTGGCATGATTAAGGGCGAGTTCGTGCGTCTCGATTCGGCCTCGGTGTCCAACACGGTGCAGAAGGGCGGTACCATTCTGAAATCGGCCCGCAGCCAGAAATTTATGACCAAGGAAGGCCGCCAGCAGGCTTTCGACCAGCTGGTGAACAACGGCATTGAAGGCTTGGTAGCCATTGGCGGCAACGGTACCTTCACTGGGGCTATGATTTTTGAGGAGGAGTTCGGCATCCCCACGGTGGGCGCACCGGGCACCATCGACAACGACCTATACGGCACGGACTACACCATTGGTTACGACACGGCCGTGAATACGGCGCTGGAGTGCATCGATAAAATCCGGGATACGGCCGACTCGCACGACCGGTGCTTCTTTGTGGAGGTGATGGGCCGCGATTCGGGCTACATCGCCATTCCGTGCGCCATTGGCGGCGGGGCCGAAATCGTGATGATTCCGGAAACGCAAATGAGCGTGGATGTGGTGATTGAAACCCTGCAGACGGGTTGGAAGCGCTCCAAAACCTCGTTTATCGTCATTGTGGCCGAGGGCGAGGAAGAAGGCAATGCCACCACCACGGCTGCCCGCGTGAAGGAAGCCATCCCGCAGCTCGATACCCGCGTCACGGTTATCGGCCACATTCAGCGCGGCGGCTCACCCACGGCCGCCGACCGCCTGCTGGGCTCCCAAATCGGCATCGCCGCCGTGGAAGGCCTCATGAACGGCATGCGCAACGTAATGGCCGGTATTGTGGATAAGAAGCTGGTTTATACGCCGTTCACGGATACTATTAACAAGAAAAAAATCATCAACCAGAGCTTTATGCGGATGGTGGAGATTCTGAGCGTATAG
- a CDS encoding PIN domain-containing protein — MDKKAKDILFKTYWTSGGWIDDGDRKTKPNDFDYAKSKGVMFDPFSISKSELVARLTKLLNKISKEDISNAFLCSLRTKQFELRSAIASYANALRIINGDKSDSWDLQDEYVDEDLNVLNFERIKWGGVRHRQALYNYFDLNLFSQLEIDIPIEEDLIIFGKILRTVEQSADGDYPSKLRDRLKDVYKSSKDERSSLLEILACCKILNPTSYDRPTTGRHDWDFVEYWRGEDKYDSKAVYFYFKRLF, encoded by the coding sequence GTGGACAAAAAAGCTAAGGATATTTTATTTAAAACCTATTGGACTTCTGGAGGCTGGATAGATGATGGCGATAGAAAGACTAAACCTAATGACTTTGATTATGCAAAATCGAAAGGTGTTATGTTTGACCCATTTTCAATTAGCAAATCAGAACTTGTTGCAAGACTTACGAAACTTCTAAACAAGATTTCAAAAGAGGACATTTCAAATGCCTTTTTATGTAGTTTAAGAACAAAGCAATTTGAGTTACGCTCGGCAATTGCCAGCTATGCAAATGCTTTGAGAATTATTAATGGCGATAAAAGTGACAGTTGGGATTTGCAAGATGAGTATGTTGACGAAGATTTAAATGTCTTGAATTTTGAGAGAATAAAATGGGGTGGAGTTAGGCACCGTCAAGCGCTTTACAATTACTTTGACTTGAATCTTTTCTCCCAACTTGAAATTGACATACCTATTGAAGAAGACTTAATAATTTTCGGAAAAATATTAAGGACAGTAGAACAATCCGCAGATGGTGACTATCCAAGCAAACTACGTGATAGATTAAAAGACGTTTATAAATCATCAAAAGATGAAAGAAGTAGCCTTCTGGAAATTCTAGCTTGCTGTAAAATATTAAACCCGACGAGTTATGACAGACCGACAACCGGGAGACATGACTGGGATTTTGTAGAGTATTGGCGTGGAGAAGATAAGTACGACTCGAAGGCTGTTTACTTTTATTTTAAACGTCTCTTTTGA
- a CDS encoding RNA polymerase sigma factor has protein sequence MEDHEILLKFQDPASRNLAFNQLVRKYQSKVYWHVRKMVVDHDDADDLTQDVFIKVWKHLENFRQDAQLFTWIYRIATNECLNFLSSKRRKFLLPLTDVGAELAAKMEADPAMAGDAIELKLQQAILRLPDKQRLVFNLRYYDEMPYEQMAEVTGTSVGALKASYHHAVKKVEDYVTRNTDE, from the coding sequence TTGGAAGACCACGAAATCCTCCTCAAGTTCCAGGACCCCGCCAGCCGCAACCTGGCGTTCAACCAGCTCGTGCGCAAGTACCAGAGCAAGGTGTACTGGCACGTGCGCAAAATGGTGGTGGACCACGACGATGCCGACGACCTCACCCAGGACGTATTCATTAAGGTCTGGAAGCACCTCGAGAACTTCCGACAGGATGCCCAGCTTTTCACCTGGATTTACCGCATTGCCACCAACGAGTGCCTGAATTTCCTGAGCAGCAAGCGGCGCAAGTTCCTGCTGCCGCTCACGGATGTGGGAGCTGAGCTGGCCGCCAAAATGGAAGCCGACCCCGCCATGGCCGGCGATGCCATTGAGCTGAAGCTCCAGCAAGCCATTCTGCGCCTGCCCGACAAGCAGCGCCTCGTATTCAACCTGCGCTACTACGACGAGATGCCCTACGAGCAAATGGCCGAGGTAACCGGCACCAGCGTGGGCGCGCTCAAAGCCAGCTACCACCACGCCGTGAAAAAAGTGGAGGACTACGTGACCCGCAACACTGACGAATAG
- the miaA gene encoding tRNA (adenosine(37)-N6)-dimethylallyltransferase MiaA, which translates to MLPPEILAQLAPTAADPRPVLLTIAGPTAVGKTALCVQLAQQFHTEIVSADSRQFFRELSIGTAKPTHTEMQGVPHHFIDSHSITEDYSAGRFATECLAVLGNLFQKHPLVIFTGGSGLYVQAVTDGLDELPGVPPEVRAQLHAELAAHGLPHLVAELAETDPVAHARIDQQNPQRVVRALEITRATGRPFSSFHTAGPPPENPLFRNVKVALTREREALYQRINLRVEHMLAAGLLAEVKSVLPYRHHHALQTVGYQEIFGFLDGDYDWPEAVRLLQRNTRHYAKRQMSWLRRDPAYQWVEM; encoded by the coding sequence ATGCTCCCTCCCGAAATCCTCGCCCAGCTGGCCCCTACTGCCGCCGACCCGCGCCCCGTGCTGCTCACCATTGCCGGCCCCACAGCCGTGGGCAAAACGGCCCTGTGCGTGCAGCTGGCGCAGCAGTTTCACACCGAAATTGTGTCGGCCGACTCGCGCCAGTTTTTCCGCGAGCTCAGCATTGGCACGGCCAAGCCCACGCACACCGAAATGCAGGGTGTACCCCATCATTTCATCGACAGCCACAGCATCACGGAGGATTACAGCGCCGGCCGCTTCGCCACCGAGTGCCTGGCCGTACTCGGCAACTTGTTCCAAAAACACCCGCTCGTCATCTTCACCGGCGGCTCGGGGCTCTATGTGCAGGCCGTGACCGATGGGCTGGATGAGCTGCCCGGCGTGCCGCCCGAGGTGCGCGCCCAGCTCCACGCCGAGCTGGCCGCCCACGGCCTCCCCCACCTTGTGGCCGAGTTGGCCGAAACCGACCCCGTGGCCCACGCCCGCATCGACCAGCAAAACCCCCAGCGCGTGGTGCGCGCCCTGGAAATCACCCGTGCTACGGGCCGGCCGTTTTCCAGCTTCCACACCGCCGGCCCGCCGCCCGAAAACCCGCTCTTTCGCAACGTGAAAGTGGCGCTCACCCGCGAGCGGGAAGCGCTCTACCAGCGCATCAACCTGCGTGTGGAGCACATGCTGGCCGCCGGCCTACTGGCCGAAGTAAAATCGGTGCTCCCCTACCGCCACCACCACGCCCTGCAAACCGTGGGCTACCAGGAAATTTTCGGTTTTCTGGATGGGGATTATGACTGGCCCGAAGCCGTGCGCCTGCTCCAACGCAACACCCGCCACTACGCCAAGCGCCAAATGAGCTGGCTGCGGCGCGACCCGGCGTATCAGTGGGTAGAAATGTAA
- a CDS encoding OmpA family protein yields MKIFLLLVLLSCRLILSAQPTPPATQYTNAQARYQLAYARGWVPPRAVGGPVATFTAGAPAGGATVKVSQQALPDDRRDLRLLGAGRPDSVWQRIQRLHRVQVLRLDQHSDGPTDEIDYEYTYAPAAPATRTHVVGRQLWRGGYEFRVEYRAATAQDGRYLAEGRQLVKSFAFTNSPWPSRRYADQICDGKMYGIAALRFHDGQWEDDCRTIHEFSTANPTATPRAHRLVLPFQSYALAKGFDNCLYSVTKAPTNAPERVYRYDPAARRGAYTDWQLPAQGPENVWISAATDDHGDLYFMTSDANQLVRVSPHEGRVSVVWAADPIRKAPYYSLIGFASAGTHGNFCLDDASTMYMVYSTDGSLLKVNMNTKQPSPERIMLDGLPVRGGYSDLLMQNDAAGRRRMYLAGPHGLYQVDLARRQATRVRGGTYTDLAGCNLFGVVPPAPAVPPPTPTTATWEGRVLDATTSLPLPQAQLRLDRDEAGTAVLLSVRGSFTYTTAPGRSYQYHAQHPGYFPADSTWAAAPGPLVRDILLRPLAVGATQQLATVQFEQGKAALLPSSATALNKLVLLMIDNPSLTIELRGHTDNVGPPEKNVVLSQQRVAAVKAYLADHGVAGTRITGLGLGGAEPIASNEQEATRRLNRRVEFRIVGL; encoded by the coding sequence GAAGATTTTTCTGCTGCTGGTCTTGTTAAGTTGCCGGTTGATACTGAGCGCGCAGCCCACGCCGCCGGCCACCCAGTACACCAACGCGCAGGCCCGCTACCAGCTGGCGTATGCGCGGGGCTGGGTGCCGCCCCGGGCGGTGGGCGGGCCGGTGGCCACGTTCACGGCCGGCGCGCCCGCTGGGGGCGCAACGGTAAAAGTCAGCCAACAGGCCCTGCCCGATGACCGGCGCGACCTGCGGCTGCTGGGCGCAGGCCGGCCCGATTCGGTGTGGCAGCGCATTCAGCGGCTGCACCGCGTGCAGGTACTGCGCCTCGACCAGCACAGCGACGGCCCCACCGATGAGATTGACTATGAATATACTTACGCCCCAGCGGCCCCTGCCACACGCACGCACGTAGTGGGCCGGCAGCTGTGGCGCGGCGGCTACGAGTTTCGGGTAGAGTACCGGGCCGCCACCGCACAGGACGGCCGCTATCTGGCCGAAGGCCGGCAGCTGGTCAAGTCGTTTGCCTTTACCAACTCGCCCTGGCCCAGCCGCCGCTACGCCGACCAGATTTGCGACGGCAAGATGTACGGCATCGCCGCCCTGCGCTTTCACGACGGGCAATGGGAAGATGACTGCCGCACCATTCACGAGTTTTCAACGGCCAACCCCACGGCCACGCCCAGAGCGCACCGCCTGGTGCTGCCGTTTCAGTCCTACGCCCTGGCCAAGGGGTTCGATAACTGCCTGTATTCCGTTACCAAAGCCCCCACCAACGCCCCCGAGCGCGTATATCGCTACGACCCCGCCGCCCGGCGCGGGGCCTACACCGACTGGCAGCTGCCCGCCCAAGGCCCCGAGAACGTTTGGATATCTGCCGCCACCGACGACCACGGCGACCTGTATTTCATGACTTCCGACGCCAACCAGCTGGTGCGCGTGAGCCCCCACGAGGGCCGCGTGAGCGTGGTGTGGGCCGCCGACCCCATCCGCAAAGCCCCGTATTATTCGCTCATCGGGTTTGCCAGCGCGGGCACGCACGGCAACTTCTGCCTCGACGATGCCAGCACCATGTACATGGTGTACAGCACCGATGGCTCGCTGCTGAAAGTGAATATGAATACCAAACAGCCGTCGCCCGAGCGCATTATGCTCGATGGCCTGCCCGTGCGCGGCGGCTACAGCGACCTGCTGATGCAGAACGACGCCGCCGGCCGCCGCCGCATGTACCTAGCCGGACCGCACGGACTTTATCAGGTTGACCTGGCGCGCCGCCAGGCCACCCGCGTGCGCGGCGGCACCTACACCGACCTGGCCGGCTGCAACCTGTTTGGTGTGGTGCCACCCGCCCCGGCCGTGCCGCCACCCACGCCCACCACCGCCACCTGGGAAGGCCGCGTACTGGATGCCACCACCTCGCTACCCCTGCCGCAGGCCCAGCTGCGCCTCGACCGCGATGAGGCGGGCACGGCCGTGCTGCTGTCGGTACGGGGCAGCTTCACCTACACTACTGCGCCGGGCCGCAGCTACCAATACCACGCCCAGCACCCCGGCTATTTCCCCGCCGATAGCACCTGGGCCGCTGCTCCCGGTCCGCTGGTGCGCGACATCCTGCTCCGGCCGCTGGCCGTGGGGGCCACCCAGCAGCTGGCCACTGTGCAGTTTGAGCAGGGCAAAGCAGCCCTGTTGCCCTCGTCGGCCACCGCGCTCAACAAGCTGGTGCTGCTCATGATTGACAACCCCAGCCTCACCATCGAGCTGCGCGGCCACACCGATAACGTGGGGCCGCCCGAAAAAAACGTAGTGCTCAGCCAGCAGCGCGTGGCCGCCGTGAAAGCCTACCTCGCCGACCATGGCGTGGCAGGCACCCGCATCACCGGCCTGGGCCTGGGCGGGGCCGAGCCCATTGCCAGCAACGAGCAGGAAGCCACCCGCCGCCTCAACCGCCGCGTCGAATTTCGCATCGTGGGGCTGTAA
- a CDS encoding aspartate aminotransferase family protein, which translates to MTPRQLFLRHQAQTSDFPLLLEIERAEGVYMYGPDGRRYLDLISGIGVSNVGHRHPRVLAGIQAQLDKYLHLMVYGELVQAVPAQLAEAIHQTLPAHLDSVFFTNSGTEAIEGALKLAKRHTGRTELISCLNAYHGSTHGALSITGSEDFKNSFRPLLPDVRHIRHNDFADLMLITERTAAVIIETVQGEAGVRVPSLYYLPALRRRCREVGALLILDEIQCGYGRTGTMWAFEQFGIEPDILVCAKGMGGGMPIGAFISSTEIMSGFKTNPILGHCTTFGGHPVSCAAALATLQVMQDEKLAEGVAAKAARFREQLRHPAIRDVRGCGLLIAVEFDSFAVLKPIIDYALEYESILTDWFLFCDNSLRLAPPLTISDAEIDEACAALLRAVDAVVK; encoded by the coding sequence CTGACACCCCGCCAATTATTCCTGCGCCACCAGGCCCAAACCTCCGATTTCCCGCTGCTGCTGGAAATTGAGCGGGCCGAAGGCGTGTACATGTACGGCCCCGACGGCCGCCGCTACCTCGACCTTATTTCGGGCATTGGCGTGAGCAACGTGGGCCACCGCCACCCGCGCGTGCTGGCCGGCATTCAGGCCCAGCTCGATAAGTACCTGCACCTGATGGTGTACGGCGAGCTGGTGCAGGCCGTGCCCGCGCAACTGGCCGAGGCCATCCACCAAACCCTGCCCGCGCACCTGGATTCGGTGTTTTTCACCAATTCCGGCACCGAGGCCATTGAGGGTGCGCTGAAGCTGGCCAAGCGCCACACCGGCCGCACCGAGCTCATTTCCTGCCTCAATGCCTACCACGGCTCCACGCACGGCGCGCTGTCCATCACTGGCTCCGAAGACTTCAAAAACAGCTTCCGGCCGCTGCTGCCCGACGTGCGCCACATCCGCCACAACGACTTTGCCGACCTGATGCTGATTACCGAGCGCACGGCCGCCGTCATCATCGAAACCGTGCAGGGCGAGGCCGGCGTGCGCGTGCCCTCCCTCTATTACCTGCCGGCGCTGCGCCGCCGCTGCCGGGAAGTGGGCGCCCTGCTCATCCTCGACGAAATTCAGTGCGGCTACGGCCGTACCGGTACCATGTGGGCCTTCGAGCAATTTGGCATCGAGCCCGATATATTAGTGTGCGCCAAGGGCATGGGCGGCGGCATGCCCATCGGGGCCTTCATTTCAAGCACCGAAATTATGTCGGGCTTCAAAACTAACCCCATTCTGGGGCATTGTACCACCTTTGGTGGGCACCCGGTGAGCTGCGCGGCCGCCCTGGCCACCCTGCAAGTGATGCAGGACGAAAAGCTGGCCGAAGGCGTGGCCGCCAAGGCGGCACGGTTCCGGGAGCAGCTGCGGCACCCGGCCATTCGGGACGTGCGCGGCTGCGGCCTGCTCATAGCCGTGGAATTCGATTCCTTCGCCGTGCTCAAGCCCATCATCGACTACGCCCTGGAGTACGAAAGCATCCTCACCGACTGGTTCCTGTTCTGCGATAACTCGTTGCGCTTGGCCCCGCCGCTCACCATCAGCGACGCGGAGATTGACGAAGCCTGCGCCGCGCTGCTGCGGGCCGTCGATGCGGTGGTGAAATAG
- a CDS encoding single-stranded DNA-binding protein, with the protein MRGLNKVTLIGNLGKDPEIQVLEGNVPVAKFSLATSETYRDKSGQTHTNTDWHTIVLWRGLAELAQAYLRKGSLVYIEGKLKTRHYDDPAGLRHYVTEIIGEQVLMLDKKPGDQ; encoded by the coding sequence ATGCGCGGCCTCAACAAAGTAACCCTCATCGGCAACCTGGGTAAAGACCCCGAAATACAAGTACTGGAAGGCAACGTGCCCGTGGCCAAATTTTCGCTGGCTACTTCCGAAACGTACCGCGACAAAAGTGGCCAGACCCACACCAACACCGACTGGCACACCATTGTCCTGTGGCGGGGGCTCGCCGAGTTGGCCCAGGCCTACCTGCGCAAGGGCAGCCTGGTGTATATCGAAGGAAAACTGAAAACCCGCCACTACGACGACCCCGCCGGCCTACGCCACTACGTGACCGAAATAATTGGCGAACAGGTACTGATGTTGGACAAAAAGCCCGGCGACCAGTAG
- a CDS encoding transketolase family protein, with translation MKDFPYTESKDTRSGFGAGLAELGTTHPNVVALCADLTGSLKMDAFKKAFPERFFQVGIAEANMMGVAAGMTIGGKIPFTGTFANFSTGRVYDQIRQSIAYSGKNVKICASHAGLTLGEDGATHQILEDLGMMKMLPGMTVINPCDYNQTKAATLAIADYEGPVYLRFGRPVVPNFTPADQKFEIGKAWVMNEGPDVSIFATGHLVWKAVLAGKLLAEKGINAEIINIHTIKPLDAEAILASVRKTRCVVTAEEHQMNGGLGDSIAQLLAREEPLPLEMVAVHDSFGESGTPDQLMEKYGLTDAAIVEAVEAVMKRKK, from the coding sequence ATGAAAGACTTCCCCTACACCGAATCCAAAGACACCCGTAGCGGCTTCGGCGCTGGCCTGGCCGAGCTGGGCACCACCCATCCCAACGTAGTCGCCCTCTGCGCCGACCTCACCGGCTCGCTCAAGATGGATGCCTTCAAAAAGGCCTTCCCCGAGCGGTTTTTCCAGGTCGGCATTGCCGAGGCCAACATGATGGGCGTGGCCGCCGGCATGACCATTGGCGGCAAAATCCCCTTCACGGGCACCTTTGCCAACTTCAGCACCGGCCGGGTGTATGACCAGATTCGCCAGAGCATTGCTTACTCCGGCAAGAACGTGAAAATCTGCGCCTCGCACGCCGGCCTCACGCTGGGCGAAGACGGCGCCACCCACCAGATTCTGGAAGACCTCGGCATGATGAAAATGCTGCCCGGCATGACCGTCATCAACCCCTGCGACTACAACCAGACCAAAGCCGCTACCCTCGCCATCGCCGACTACGAAGGCCCCGTGTACCTGCGCTTCGGCCGCCCCGTGGTGCCCAACTTCACGCCTGCCGACCAGAAATTCGAAATCGGCAAAGCCTGGGTAATGAACGAAGGCCCCGACGTGAGCATCTTCGCCACCGGCCACCTCGTCTGGAAAGCCGTGCTGGCCGGTAAGCTCCTGGCCGAAAAAGGCATCAACGCCGAAATCATCAACATCCATACCATCAAGCCGCTCGATGCCGAAGCCATCCTCGCCTCGGTGCGCAAAACCCGCTGCGTGGTCACCGCCGAAGAACACCAGATGAACGGCGGCCTCGGCGACAGCATCGCCCAGCTACTGGCTCGCGAAGAGCCCCTGCCCCTGGAAATGGTGGCCGTGCACGACAGCTTCGGCGAAAGCGGCACCCCCGACCAGCTGATGGAGAAATACGGCCTCACCGATGCCGCCATCGTGGAAGCCGTAGAAGCGGTGATGAAGCGGAAGAAGTAG
- a CDS encoding tyrosine-type recombinase/integrase: MKAAVSLRLRPSRTEFLVFFPFSNEPTRTALLAAGVRYEPAAKGYVLPADAALVARVRAACQHLGLVLLVPPTPALAVALPPPTPHEVLLSRYCQFIALKRYSPNTLKNYRSAFQLFLAYCGPRLPLALSKQDVLDYLAGRVAAGISETYQNLLINAIKFYYEQVEGQPRQYYSIPRPKRPQTNPKVLAQEEVKALLQGTENRKHRAMLMLAYGLGLRLGEVLALTPADIDSKRMALYVRGGKGKKDRDLPLPESLLLLLREQFREFRPITFIFEGQHPGEPYSERSLQMVVKQAASRAGIQRPISLHMLRHSYATHLMEAGTDTRIIQDLLGHSSIKTTEIYTHVAQRARPPSPLDSLGL, from the coding sequence ATGAAAGCTGCTGTTTCACTCCGCCTCCGTCCCTCGCGCACCGAGTTTCTGGTGTTCTTCCCCTTCTCCAATGAGCCGACGCGGACCGCCCTGCTCGCCGCCGGCGTTCGCTACGAGCCCGCCGCCAAAGGCTACGTGCTGCCTGCCGATGCCGCGCTGGTGGCGCGGGTACGGGCCGCCTGCCAGCACCTGGGCCTGGTGCTGCTGGTGCCGCCCACACCGGCGCTGGCCGTGGCGCTGCCCCCGCCCACCCCGCACGAGGTGCTGCTTTCGCGCTACTGCCAGTTCATCGCCCTCAAACGCTACAGCCCCAACACCCTCAAAAATTACCGTAGCGCGTTTCAACTTTTCCTGGCTTATTGCGGCCCACGGCTGCCGCTGGCCCTCAGCAAACAGGATGTGCTCGACTATCTGGCCGGGCGCGTAGCGGCAGGCATTTCCGAAACGTACCAAAACCTGCTCATCAACGCCATCAAGTTTTACTACGAGCAGGTGGAGGGCCAGCCCCGGCAGTACTACAGCATTCCGCGCCCCAAAAGGCCCCAGACCAACCCCAAAGTGCTGGCCCAGGAAGAAGTAAAGGCTCTGCTGCAAGGCACCGAAAACCGCAAGCACCGCGCCATGCTCATGCTGGCTTATGGCCTGGGCCTGCGCTTAGGTGAAGTGCTGGCCCTCACGCCCGCCGACATCGACAGCAAGCGCATGGCACTGTACGTGCGCGGCGGAAAAGGCAAAAAAGACCGCGACCTCCCGCTTCCCGAATCCTTGCTGCTCCTGCTCCGCGAACAGTTCCGGGAATTTCGCCCTATCACGTTTATCTTCGAAGGCCAGCACCCCGGCGAGCCCTACAGCGAGCGCAGCCTGCAAATGGTAGTGAAGCAGGCCGCCAGCCGGGCCGGCATCCAGCGCCCCATTTCGCTGCATATGCTGCGCCACTCCTATGCCACCCACCTCATGGAAGCCGGCACCGACACGCGCATCATCCAGGATTTGCTGGGCCACAGCAGCATAAAAACCACCGAAATCTATACCCATGTCGCTCAACGCGCCCGCCCGCCCTCTCCGCTCGACAGCTTGGGATTATAG
- a CDS encoding tellurite resistance TerB family protein: protein MFGFFENEQAKKIKSHLLNLAALAKADGHIDAREMNFILAVGKKNGISSSEVQALVSGAKGSSNDLPTTDSERFDQIFDLVDMMLADGIVDDTEMDFCIMMAEKLGFRKAIVGVLVRKISQGVKDGLPQERIKEESTSFLNYNELPRPNVVV, encoded by the coding sequence ATGTTCGGTTTTTTCGAAAATGAGCAGGCCAAAAAAATCAAGAGCCACCTGTTGAATCTCGCGGCACTGGCTAAAGCCGACGGCCATATCGATGCCCGGGAGATGAATTTCATCCTGGCGGTAGGCAAGAAGAACGGCATCAGCTCGTCGGAAGTGCAGGCGTTGGTGTCGGGTGCCAAAGGCAGCAGCAATGACCTGCCTACCACCGATTCGGAGCGTTTCGACCAGATTTTTGACCTCGTGGATATGATGCTGGCCGATGGCATCGTGGACGATACCGAGATGGACTTCTGCATCATGATGGCCGAGAAGCTGGGCTTCCGCAAGGCCATTGTGGGCGTGCTGGTGCGCAAGATTTCGCAGGGCGTGAAAGATGGCCTGCCCCAGGAGCGCATCAAGGAAGAAAGCACTTCTTTTCTGAATTACAACGAATTACCCCGGCCCAACGTGGTGGTGTAG